One Candidatus Culexarchaeum yellowstonense genomic region harbors:
- the speB gene encoding agmatinase, with amino-acid sequence MEWLKYHLSDEGKYFNGKQCEISEAEFILFGAPIDSTSTYRAGSREAPPMIRLASLNVETYSFRTEMDALDLKIHDAGDIPQTPNINEALNGISKIVSEIVKMGKKPIMIGGEHTVTYGAIKALKKPIIIFDAHMDLRDEYPYGVKMSHATVSRRIADEIGAENVSIIGVRATCKDEIEYARRVGLKYKTSIEVMESSAKDLMKEIKINGNEVWISIDMDVLDPSIAPGVGNPEPEGISVTKLLDILQWIVMDKKVVGFDLVEVSPPYDNGVTSITAAKIILELACMISKWKTRV; translated from the coding sequence ATGGAGTGGTTGAAGTATCACTTAAGCGATGAGGGGAAATACTTCAATGGGAAACAATGTGAAATAAGTGAAGCGGAATTCATACTATTCGGCGCACCAATAGACTCCACATCAACATATAGAGCTGGATCTAGGGAAGCCCCTCCAATGATAAGACTAGCATCACTAAATGTGGAGACATACAGCTTTAGAACTGAAATGGATGCATTGGATTTAAAGATTCATGATGCAGGGGACATACCCCAAACACCAAACATAAATGAAGCTTTAAACGGAATCTCAAAAATTGTAAGTGAAATTGTGAAGATGGGGAAGAAGCCAATAATGATAGGAGGCGAACACACAGTAACCTATGGAGCTATAAAAGCATTGAAGAAGCCAATCATAATATTCGATGCTCACATGGACTTAAGAGATGAATATCCATATGGTGTAAAGATGAGCCACGCCACAGTCTCAAGGAGAATAGCTGATGAAATTGGGGCTGAAAACGTATCCATAATTGGCGTGAGAGCCACATGTAAAGATGAAATTGAATATGCAAGAAGGGTTGGATTAAAATATAAAACATCAATTGAGGTAATGGAAAGCTCAGCGAAAGATTTGATGAAGGAGATTAAGATAAATGGAAATGAAGTATGGATATCAATAGACATGGATGTACTAGACCCATCAATAGCTCCAGGAGTTGGAAACCCGGAACCTGAAGGTATATCCGTAACAAAACTCCTAGACATACTACAATGGATAGTTATGGATAAGAAGGTTGTTGGATTCGATTTGGTTGAAGTATCCCCACCATACGATAATGGGGTAACATCAATAACAGCTGCAAAAATAATACTTGAATTGGCATGCATGATAAGTAAATGGAAAACTAGAGTTTGA
- the glyS gene encoding glycine--tRNA ligase, whose amino-acid sequence MDRYERLMEFSRRRGFLWPSMEIYGGVRGFIDFGPLGTLMKHRIENKWRQFFIHRHAELIFEIETPIILPSRVLEASGHVEHFTDYLVECLSCGRKYRADHLVEQLTGMSGVESLSRDELNNIISEKGLKCPECGGRLSDVKNFNLLFKTTIGPYSEDIGYCRPEAAQGMFLAFKRVYEACRGKLPIGIAQIGRVLRNEISPRQGPIRLREFTIMEVEFFFDPEDPKCPFFNECRNELLRIVPQSQATSKVFEPITISAGEAVDKGMISNEWQAYFMVLGRRFAESLGIPFNSQFFIDKPPKERAHYSAQTFDQVVKLERWGYVEIAGYAYRTDYDLGRHMVFSGVDLRVYKQFDSPRVERVTKYVPKIDVIRGKLGEKADGILKSIDPSILEVAFKREGFIEVGGVKLFKDDFDVLVEDVEVKGKHILPHVVEPSFGADRIVYAALEYAYGEKGGRTVLSLPRDIAPIQLIVLPLVSKDGLPEFALKVYHMLLDEGFTVDYDDSGSIGRRYARADEIGVPIAITIDYQSLNDNTVTLRDRDSWRQVRASIDDLPLKLHRYFNYKLSFDDLGTPFK is encoded by the coding sequence ATGGATAGGTATGAGCGTTTAATGGAGTTTTCTAGGAGGAGGGGGTTCCTTTGGCCTTCCATGGAGATTTATGGTGGCGTGAGGGGATTCATAGATTTCGGCCCCCTTGGAACGCTGATGAAGCATAGGATTGAGAATAAGTGGAGGCAGTTTTTCATTCATAGGCATGCTGAATTAATATTTGAGATTGAAACCCCAATTATACTTCCAAGCAGAGTTTTGGAGGCTTCAGGGCATGTTGAACACTTCACAGACTACCTAGTGGAGTGTCTATCTTGTGGTAGGAAGTATAGGGCTGATCACCTCGTGGAACAGTTGACTGGGATGAGCGGTGTTGAATCTCTCTCTAGGGATGAATTGAATAATATAATTTCTGAGAAGGGGTTAAAATGTCCAGAGTGTGGTGGGAGATTGAGCGATGTTAAGAACTTCAACTTATTATTCAAAACAACCATTGGACCATATAGTGAGGATATTGGTTACTGCAGACCTGAAGCCGCTCAGGGAATGTTTCTAGCATTTAAACGTGTATATGAGGCTTGTAGGGGGAAGCTCCCAATAGGTATAGCTCAAATTGGACGTGTTTTGAGGAATGAGATTTCACCTAGGCAGGGGCCTATAAGGCTTAGGGAGTTCACCATAATGGAGGTTGAGTTCTTCTTCGACCCTGAAGATCCGAAATGCCCCTTTTTCAATGAATGTAGAAATGAGCTTTTGAGGATTGTTCCACAATCCCAAGCTACTTCAAAGGTTTTTGAGCCCATAACTATCTCGGCTGGCGAAGCCGTTGATAAGGGTATGATATCCAATGAGTGGCAAGCTTACTTTATGGTTTTGGGTAGGAGGTTTGCTGAATCCCTCGGTATACCCTTCAACTCCCAATTCTTCATAGATAAACCTCCAAAGGAGAGAGCCCACTACTCTGCTCAAACCTTCGATCAAGTTGTTAAGCTGGAGAGGTGGGGGTATGTTGAAATTGCTGGTTATGCTTATAGAACAGATTACGATCTTGGTAGACATATGGTGTTTAGTGGTGTGGATTTGAGGGTTTACAAGCAATTTGATAGTCCTAGGGTTGAACGTGTAACTAAGTATGTTCCGAAGATCGATGTTATAAGGGGGAAGCTTGGTGAGAAGGCTGATGGCATACTTAAATCCATAGATCCATCTATATTGGAAGTGGCATTTAAACGTGAAGGGTTCATTGAGGTTGGTGGCGTAAAATTATTTAAGGATGATTTCGATGTCCTCGTTGAGGATGTGGAGGTTAAGGGTAAACATATTTTACCACATGTGGTTGAACCATCCTTTGGGGCTGATAGAATAGTTTATGCAGCTCTTGAGTATGCTTATGGCGAGAAGGGTGGTAGAACAGTTTTATCCCTTCCAAGAGATATTGCTCCAATACAGTTGATTGTTTTACCATTGGTATCCAAGGATGGCCTCCCAGAATTTGCATTGAAGGTTTATCATATGCTTTTAGATGAAGGTTTCACTGTTGATTATGATGATTCCGGATCTATTGGTAGGAGGTATGCTAGGGCTGATGAAATAGGGGTTCCAATAGCCATAACCATTGACTATCAGTCTCTCAATGATAATACTGTTACTTTGAGGGATAGGGATTCATGGAGGCAAGTTAGAGCCTCCATAGATGATTTGCCACTCAAACTTCACAGGTACTTCAATTATAAGCTTTCATTCGATGATCTTGGGACACCATTCAAGTGA
- a CDS encoding B12-binding domain-containing radical SAM protein, with product MKIIIVDAVGSGSEGRHATIDVIGCGPRTVAGVLEKLGFEFDLKPYYSVLRNPSLLNGFDILMVSAMSVDIPTVRRIRRLWSRVSDGLTVIGGPIASDPYEALIKAEFDIAFIGEAEKSLSEFLNKLKYSGDMDFLKDISGLAYRVGSEIVVNPLRPFMSRIELNSFKPSVKVIGNYWGYYACRIYVEAVRGCSNFKRAKIQLPDGRKCNDCGKCYTGPLSNRYYCPLNIPPGCGYCSVPSLFGPSRSRSIESIVDEIKGLIEAGCRRFILGASDFLDYGRDLLVEPEPLTDPSNPPPNIDAIEELLDRVKGLEKEFGLKLFISIENVKPSLVDESVAKVLGKYLHGTPVSIGVETGSESHSIALGRPSTPHQALKAIKILRRHGLIPYAYFIHGLPGQDVNVAIETSRVMDDAVKAGAEKITLYRFTPLPMSAFADFPKAPPSFSDEASRIIASKASELNSKLKDKWVGLVLDAFVVEAFPGGRGVVAYPFMHGPVIFIENQNFASKFIGKVVKVRVVKVVSDRALSGVVLEA from the coding sequence ATGAAGATAATCATTGTTGATGCTGTAGGCTCAGGTTCTGAGGGTAGACATGCAACTATAGATGTCATTGGATGTGGCCCTAGAACTGTGGCTGGAGTTTTGGAGAAGCTTGGATTTGAATTCGATTTGAAGCCATACTATAGCGTCCTCAGAAATCCATCGTTACTAAATGGGTTTGATATTTTAATGGTAAGCGCAATGAGTGTAGATATACCCACTGTTCGTAGGATTAGGAGGCTTTGGAGTAGGGTTAGTGACGGTTTAACGGTCATCGGCGGTCCAATAGCCTCAGATCCCTATGAAGCTTTAATTAAAGCTGAATTTGACATTGCATTTATAGGTGAAGCTGAGAAATCGCTATCGGAATTCCTCAACAAACTCAAATATAGTGGTGACATGGATTTCCTTAAAGATATTAGTGGATTAGCTTATAGGGTTGGCTCAGAGATCGTTGTCAATCCCCTAAGACCATTCATGTCTAGAATTGAATTAAACTCCTTCAAACCATCTGTTAAGGTAATTGGTAATTATTGGGGATACTATGCATGTAGGATATATGTGGAGGCCGTTAGAGGTTGCAGCAACTTTAAACGAGCAAAGATTCAGCTTCCAGATGGACGTAAATGTAATGATTGCGGTAAATGTTACACTGGCCCCCTAAGCAATAGATATTACTGCCCCCTCAACATACCTCCAGGCTGTGGATACTGCTCAGTCCCAAGCCTATTCGGCCCATCTAGAAGTAGATCCATTGAATCCATAGTGGATGAGATTAAGGGTTTAATTGAAGCTGGTTGTAGAAGGTTCATTTTGGGCGCTTCAGACTTCCTGGATTATGGTAGGGATTTACTTGTGGAGCCTGAACCCCTCACAGACCCCTCCAATCCTCCGCCAAACATCGATGCCATTGAGGAGCTCCTAGATAGGGTTAAGGGTTTAGAGAAGGAGTTTGGATTAAAGCTTTTCATATCGATAGAGAATGTTAAGCCATCCCTTGTAGATGAGTCTGTGGCTAAGGTTTTGGGTAAATATCTTCATGGAACACCAGTTAGCATTGGCGTTGAAACTGGTAGCGAATCTCATTCCATAGCTCTTGGAAGGCCTTCAACTCCCCATCAGGCTTTGAAGGCCATTAAAATTCTTAGGAGGCATGGTTTAATTCCATATGCATATTTCATTCACGGCCTACCTGGGCAGGATGTTAATGTGGCAATTGAAACTTCAAGGGTTATGGATGATGCTGTTAAGGCTGGTGCTGAGAAGATAACGTTGTATCGCTTTACGCCACTACCCATGTCGGCATTCGCAGATTTCCCTAAAGCTCCACCAAGCTTTAGTGATGAGGCTAGTAGGATAATTGCCAGTAAGGCTAGTGAATTGAATTCGAAGTTGAAGGATAAGTGGGTTGGACTGGTTTTGGATGCATTTGTTGTTGAAGCATTTCCAGGTGGTAGAGGGGTTGTGGCTTATCCATTTATGCATGGCCCAGTAATATTCATTGAGAATCAAAATTTTGCATCAAAATTTATTGGCAAAGTGGTTAAAGTTAGAGTTGTTAAGGTTGTTTCGGATAGGGCTTTAAGTGGTGTTGTATTGGAAGCTTAA
- a CDS encoding flippase-like domain-containing protein — protein MPRRSIINRNTLMVIASYCVGLLIVLALINYAGFSNVIGNIMNKISLQLFMVTFLLDLTGLILYASIWYTLILGSGAKISFRTAVTSTWASIFIVYLSPTGVAMEVLKLILTNKDGKVSMGKGMAALTMQRIIYSISFVIIATSSYIIVQYRYMIVGEMIGRIITALLAISIGTVIALLVLGEKAEWIEKIISKVYEKYKANIDKMLSKYNSTDIMNSVSSTLNDFKESFTKLKLNKLHLLIAFTLTTINWMTNVAILYVVLLSLGYRVSIWILMVIMVACEFVQMTPIAIPGMLGIIETVMTMALQTFGVPLDVAATASVLTRLATFWFDLPVTATAASYYGVEYLLKGMSREAN, from the coding sequence ATGCCGAGGAGGAGCATAATTAATAGAAACACATTAATGGTTATTGCATCGTACTGTGTGGGATTGCTAATTGTACTGGCATTGATAAACTATGCTGGATTCAGCAATGTCATCGGGAATATTATGAACAAAATATCACTTCAGCTATTCATGGTAACATTCCTACTTGACTTAACCGGGCTAATATTGTATGCATCAATATGGTACACGTTAATATTGGGGAGCGGAGCCAAAATAAGCTTTAGAACCGCAGTGACATCGACTTGGGCAAGCATATTCATAGTATACTTAAGTCCAACCGGAGTTGCAATGGAGGTATTAAAGCTTATCCTAACCAATAAAGATGGAAAAGTGTCGATGGGTAAGGGGATGGCTGCACTAACCATGCAAAGAATAATATACTCCATAAGCTTCGTTATAATAGCAACATCAAGCTACATAATAGTACAATATAGATACATGATAGTGGGGGAAATGATTGGGAGAATAATTACGGCTTTACTAGCAATATCCATCGGAACAGTAATAGCCCTACTAGTACTTGGAGAGAAGGCTGAATGGATAGAGAAAATTATAAGCAAAGTATATGAAAAGTATAAAGCCAACATAGACAAAATGCTTTCAAAATACAATTCCACAGACATCATGAACTCAGTATCATCAACCCTAAATGATTTCAAGGAATCATTCACGAAGTTGAAGTTGAATAAGTTGCATCTATTAATAGCCTTCACACTTACAACGATCAATTGGATGACCAACGTAGCAATATTATATGTGGTACTACTCTCACTTGGATACAGAGTTTCAATATGGATTTTAATGGTAATAATGGTTGCATGCGAATTCGTCCAAATGACCCCAATAGCCATACCTGGAATGCTTGGAATAATAGAAACCGTGATGACCATGGCACTACAAACATTCGGTGTACCATTGGATGTTGCAGCCACAGCTTCAGTACTAACAAGGTTAGCAACATTCTGGTTCGATCTACCAGTAACTGCAACGGCAGCATCCTACTATGGTGTAGAATACCTATTGAAGGGAATGTCTAGGGAAGCGAATTAA
- the endA gene encoding tRNA-intron lyase: MCYGGPSKPIVVEWVGGNFVVWDFEASRWLYANGFYGMPIKVRKPKDLNFNSPLVLSPIEALYLLDKGVISIVDGDKVLSKSEVLSIVKSKHKLFNELYTVYCDLRSKGYVVRSGMKFGADFAVYVHGPGIDHAPFLVEVLPMNERLDPVDIVRAGRLSHSVKKNFIIAMINPVTNEVTYISFSWFKA; the protein is encoded by the coding sequence ATGTGTTATGGAGGTCCCTCCAAGCCGATAGTGGTTGAATGGGTTGGAGGAAACTTTGTGGTATGGGATTTTGAAGCTAGTAGGTGGCTTTATGCCAATGGATTCTATGGTATGCCAATTAAGGTTAGGAAACCTAAGGATTTGAATTTCAATTCCCCCCTGGTATTATCGCCAATAGAGGCATTATACCTCCTCGATAAGGGGGTTATATCAATAGTTGATGGTGATAAGGTTCTTAGTAAAAGTGAAGTTTTATCCATTGTTAAAAGTAAACATAAATTGTTTAATGAACTCTACACCGTTTATTGCGATTTAAGGAGTAAGGGGTATGTGGTTAGGTCTGGTATGAAGTTTGGAGCTGATTTTGCAGTTTATGTTCATGGTCCTGGAATTGATCATGCGCCGTTCTTAGTTGAAGTTCTTCCAATGAATGAGAGGCTTGACCCAGTGGATATTGTTCGTGCTGGGAGGCTTTCCCATAGTGTTAAGAAGAATTTCATTATAGCAATGATAAATCCAGTCACCAACGAGGTTACCTATATCTCCTTCAGCTGGTTTAAGGCTTAG
- a CDS encoding PadR family transcriptional regulator → MAYERLVRKLTKENLWLYVISVLRSGPMYGYAIKKAISDKFNFNPSTITVYAVIYRMVGEGLLEKFSSGGTSYYRVTDKGIKIFEKAREFIKNMEQSIFE, encoded by the coding sequence TTGGCTTATGAGAGGCTTGTTAGGAAGTTGACTAAGGAGAATCTATGGCTTTATGTAATTAGCGTTTTACGTTCCGGACCGATGTATGGTTATGCCATTAAAAAGGCTATATCCGATAAGTTCAATTTTAATCCATCAACAATAACAGTTTATGCAGTTATATATAGGATGGTGGGTGAGGGTTTGCTGGAGAAGTTTAGTAGTGGCGGCACATCTTATTATAGGGTTACAGATAAGGGTATTAAGATTTTTGAGAAGGCTAGGGAATTCATTAAGAATATGGAGCAATCCATATTTGAGTAA
- the albA gene encoding DNA-binding protein Alba: MASQQGNVVLIGKKGAMNYVLAALVQFNQGVEEVVIKARGRAISKAVDVAQIVKNRFLPGQVEVKNITIGSETVGQGDQARRVSTMEITLVKK; the protein is encoded by the coding sequence ATGGCTTCACAGCAAGGCAATGTCGTACTAATAGGGAAGAAGGGAGCTATGAACTATGTCTTGGCAGCGCTGGTGCAATTCAATCAAGGTGTAGAGGAAGTTGTTATAAAGGCTCGTGGCAGAGCTATAAGTAAGGCTGTCGACGTTGCACAGATAGTTAAAAATAGGTTTCTACCTGGACAGGTGGAAGTCAAGAATATAACCATAGGTTCTGAGACTGTTGGTCAGGGAGATCAAGCTAGAAGGGTTTCTACAATGGAGATAACGCTGGTTAAGAAGTGA
- a CDS encoding pyridoxal phosphate-dependent aminotransferase: MRKLASRITALQPSPTLSVGEKARKLKTQGKKLVDLSIGEPDFDTPAHIKKACIEALEKGFTHYTSSKGIIELRDAISKYYKQYFHVDVNPNSEVIVTPGSKFSLYAAIQCLVDSGDEVILLTPAWPTYWQCVESAGGRVVEVNCGDSFKLNEEDLKKAITGRSKVILFCSPNNPTGGVLSRDELKVISDLAVDHDLYVVSDEIYRMLVYDGEKPFTMLCFNELRDRLVVVDGFSKAYAMTGWRLGFTIAPKEVIDGMDKIQQNITTCPSSFVQYAGVVALLGDQSCIDLMVKEYDNRRRLLVRELNSIEGLRCPTPRGAFYVFPDLSKISSNSIELADKLLDYGVVTVPGSAFGSGGEGHVRLSYATSIDEIRRGVEIIKRFVMDSLGKH, encoded by the coding sequence TTGAGGAAACTTGCATCAAGGATAACTGCCCTACAGCCATCACCAACTCTAAGTGTTGGCGAAAAGGCTAGAAAGCTTAAAACCCAGGGTAAGAAGCTCGTCGATCTAAGTATAGGTGAACCTGATTTCGATACCCCAGCCCACATTAAGAAGGCATGTATTGAAGCTTTAGAGAAGGGGTTTACACATTACACTTCTTCTAAGGGTATAATTGAGCTTAGAGACGCCATATCCAAATACTATAAGCAGTATTTCCATGTGGATGTGAATCCAAATAGTGAAGTTATAGTTACTCCTGGCTCCAAATTTTCGTTATATGCAGCTATACAATGCCTTGTTGATTCCGGCGATGAAGTTATCCTTCTAACCCCTGCATGGCCAACTTATTGGCAATGTGTGGAGTCTGCTGGTGGGAGGGTTGTCGAAGTTAATTGTGGTGATTCCTTTAAACTTAATGAAGAAGATTTAAAGAAGGCCATAACAGGTAGGAGTAAGGTCATTCTCTTCTGCTCTCCAAATAATCCCACAGGAGGTGTTCTGAGTAGAGATGAATTGAAGGTTATATCTGATTTAGCTGTAGACCATGACTTATACGTGGTATCTGATGAAATTTATCGGATGCTAGTTTACGATGGCGAGAAACCCTTTACGATGCTGTGCTTCAATGAGTTGAGGGATAGATTGGTGGTTGTTGATGGCTTCTCTAAGGCTTATGCTATGACTGGGTGGAGGCTTGGCTTCACAATAGCCCCTAAAGAAGTCATTGATGGTATGGATAAAATACAGCAGAACATAACCACATGCCCCTCATCCTTTGTTCAATATGCTGGTGTTGTAGCACTATTGGGGGATCAGAGTTGCATTGATCTCATGGTTAAAGAATATGATAATAGGAGGCGTTTACTGGTTAGGGAATTGAATTCCATTGAAGGTTTAAGGTGTCCAACCCCAAGGGGGGCATTCTACGTATTTCCAGATCTATCCAAAATATCATCTAACTCCATTGAACTTGCAGATAAACTTCTAGACTATGGTGTTGTAACGGTTCCGGGAAGTGCCTTCGGATCTGGTGGGGAGGGACATGTAAGGCTTTCCTATGCCACATCCATTGATGAAATAAGGAGGGGTGTGGAAATTATTAAGCGATTCGTTATGGATTCTCTTGGGAAACATTAA